AAGGGTATTTAAACAAAGTATTTTAATTTATCACAATTTTAATTTATCACAAGTTTAGAAATTAGGTAAGTTTACAAATTAGTTTAGAAATTTAAGAAAGGTTGCAAAGTATCTTGAAGCGGCAAATAAAAGCTTAAATCCTTAAAAAAGGATGTTAGGGGGAAGAAAATTGAAGTATAAGGGAATTGTAATAAAACTTACTAAAAACAAAGCCATTGTAACTACAGAAGATTTTCAGTGCTACTATATTAAGAGAAGCCCTACAATTTGTGTGGGCAAGGAAGTTGAATTTACCGGTAAGGAAATTATTAAGAAAAAACATGCCTTAGTAAAACTGGCTTTAAGTGCCGCATGTATAATACTTGTGATAATAGGTTTAATGAGCTTTACAGGAATAATAGATATAAATAACATTTTGTACAGCCCCCGGGTTTTTGCCTACATAAGTGTAGATATAAATCCTGGTTTTGAGATGGAAATTGACTATGAGGGGAGAGTTTTAAATTTAGTTGCACTAGATGATGATGCAGGAGAAATTTTAAATAATATAGAGTTTGACAAGGTTAACATTTCTAAAGTTATTGATAATATGATAAATGAATTAAAAGCTAAGGGTGAAATCGGCGGGAATACAAAAGATTATATACTGATTTCAAGTACATTAAATTGGAAAATGGAAGAAAACAATAGTGAAATCCATGAGAAGAGACAAAGGCTGGATATTATTATAAATGAGATGAAAAATGATATAGAAAACAGATACAAAGCAGATGTTTACCTCCTTCATGCAGATATAGAAGAAAGGGAGGATGCAATAAGTAAAGGCATATCCACCGGCAGATATATAGCATACAAAAGCTTGGAAAATGAGCTTTCAATTGAAGATGTTAAAGAGGCTGCTGTGGCAAATCTGATAGAGATGTTAGAAAAGGGTAATACCGATTCAATATATAGGAGATTTGAATCTAGTAATTACCGCGGGTATTATATACGGACTGAGTCGTTTAGAGCCCGTATTTCTCCATATGTAGATCCTATTGAGGATTCTATATTTAAGATAGTTCCCGGACTTGCAGCAGCAGATTGCATTTCCTTTGAGTCAATGAATTACCCGGGATATTATCTAAAACATGAAAATTTTGAACTTATCCTGAAAAAATACGAGGACACGGATTTATTTAAAGCAGATGCAACGTTTAGAATTGTACCGGGTTTGGCGGATGGAAGCATGATTTCTTTTCAGTCTTTTAATTATCCGAACAGGTATATAAGGCACAGGGAATTTGCCCTTTATATTGAAGAAATATTTACCGAACTCGACAAAAAAGATGCAACATTTATTGAAATAAAAGTTGAGTAGCCTTGCAAATTAATTGTAATTAAGTCAAATTCCCAACTGAAAAAAAGCCTATTTTTCGTACATCTAAGGTAAAGGGCAAAATTATGCCCGGGCAAGGGTTTGCCAAATAAAAAATATACTACGGGAGGTACTAGTATGAAATTCAAGAAAATTTTAGCATCGGTGATAGCGTTTGTAATGTCAACCGGTCTGATTTGGGCAACGCCTTTGAATGCGGGGAGGGTACATGAGGAAAGGATTGTTTATGACAACTTTGAAATTAACTATGACGGATGGTGCAATATTGGAGAAAGTACCATTTTATCAGCAGTTGAAAATCTGGGACACAATTCTACAAGGGGGATGATGGTAACAAACCGTTTATCCAAAAATGACGGGGCGTATTCGCAAAAAGGATTGTATCTTGATGGTGGCAAAAGTTACAATTACAGCGTTTTTGTAAAGCATGACGGGGATGGTATTGAAACATTTAATCTTTCTTTAAGTTACCAGGATATAAAGACAGGTGAGTTATATTCAGAAGTGATTGCAACTGAAAGTGCTGCCGGCGGGGAATGGACTAAGCTTTCAGCAGAATATAAAGCACCAAAAACTGCATCCGATATTACTCTGTCAATTACAACTGACAGTACTGTAGATTTTATTTTTGACGATGTAACCATAACTGAAAAGAAAAGAATTAATACAAATACAGTATCGGCAGCAAATGGTAATGTGGGATTAAAGGATATGTATGCAAATTACTTTAGAGTTGGTTCGGTACTTAACTCCGGAACGGTAAACAATTCAACAATAACCGCTATGATTTTGAAAGAATTTAACAGCATTACTCTTGAAAACGAAATGAAGCCTGATGCTACACTGGTGCAATCAGGTTCAACTAATACAAATATCAGGGTTTCCCTAAATCGTGCAGCAAGTATTTTAAACTTTTGCGCACAAAATAATATAGCTGTCAGAGGTCACACCCTGGTTTGGCACAGCCAGACGCCTGAGTGGTTCTTCAAAGATAATTTCCAAAACAATGGCAGTTGGGCATCTCAATCAGTGATGGATCAGCGTATGGAAAGCTACATAAAAAATATGTTTGCTGAAATAAAAAGGCAGTATCCTTCACTAAATCTTTATGCCTATGACGTTGTAAATGAGGCTGTGAGCGATGATGCTAACAGAACCAGAAATTTTGGTGGGGCAAGAGAACCGGGATATGGAAACGGTAGATCTCCATGGGTTCAGATTTATGGGGATAACAAGTTTATTGAGAAAGCATTTGAATATGCAAGAAAATATGCTCCGGAAGGTTGTAAGCTTTACTATAATGATTACAACGAATATTGGGATCATAAGAGGGACTGTATAGTTGCAATGTGTACATCCTTATACAATAAGGGTTTACTTGACGGTGTGGGAATGCAGTCTCACATTAATTCAGATATGAATGGGTTTACAGGTATACAAACCTATACAACTGCATTGCATAAGTATATTAATATAGGCTGTGATGTTCAGATTACGGAACTTGATATAAGTACAGAAAACGGTAAATTTAGTGCACAGCAGCAGGCTGATAAATATAAAGCTGTTTTCCAGGCAGCCATTGATGTAAATAAAAACTCCAATAAAGGGAAGGTTACGGCAATCTGCGTGTGGGGGCCTAATGATGCAAATACATGGATAGGTTCTGAAAACGCACCTCTTTTATTTGATAGAAATAACCAACCAAAGGCAGCTTACCATGCATTAGCTTCTCTTGTTCCTCAATCGGAATGGGGAGATGGTAGTAATCCTAATGACGGTGGCACAACACAGCCAAAGGGACCGGATGGAAATGGATATTATTATTATGATACATTTGAAGACAGCATGGGACAATGGAATAACAGGGGACCGGCAGAAGTTGCTTTAAGTAACAGGGCATCTTATAAAGGCTCAGGGGCACTTTTCGTTAGCGGTCGTACAGATGCATGGAACGGTGCACAACGTGCATTAAGTCCTATAACATATGTCCCTGGAAATAAATATTGTTTCAGTTCCGTTGCTATGTTTACCGGAGGCGCTACTTCTGCAACATTCTGCATGAAACTGCAATACGTGGATTCAAACGGGGATCCCCAATACGATACTATAGATATGAAGACTGCTGTTGCAAACCAATGGGTTCATTTATATAACCCGGAATACACAATTCCGGCTGATGCAACAGATATGTATGTTTATGTGGAAACAGCGGAAGGTACCATGGATTTCTACGTAGATGAAGCAATTGGAGCAGTTGCAGGAACTGTAATTACCGGACCTGGTGAAACTAAGTTTAAGCTAGGTGACGTAAACTTTGACGGTATTATTGATTCTATTGACTTAGTAGTGGCAATGAGAGGTATACTGCAAGAAGGATTTTCCAGCGAAGCTGCTGAGCGTGCAGCTGATGTTAATCAGGATGGCGAAGTAAACAGCAATGACATGGCACTTTTATCACGTTACATATTAGAAATAATTGACAGATTTCCTGTTGAGGAAGAGCCTGAACCTTGGGAGCCTGAACCTGAGGAGCCTGAAGATCCTGGTAAACCTCCATTTAACTATGATCCGGCATTACAATACAGACCCGCTCCTAATTCTTATCTGACTCAGTGCCCGCAGCCGGGAAGGATTGTTAGAGAAACATATAATAGTATAAACGGAATGAAGAGTCTTAATGTATATCTTCCTTACGGCTATGACCCGAACAAAAAATACAACATTTTCTACCTCATGCATGGTGGTGGGGAAAACGAAAACACAATTTTTAGCAATGATGTTAATTTGCATCTTATTCTTGACCACATGATTATGAACGGTGATATTGAGCCTATGATAGTTGTAACACCTACATTCAACGGTGGCAACTGTACAGCTCAAAATTTCTACAGGGAGTTTAGAGAAAATGTAATTCCATTTGTAGAAAGCAAGTATTCTACTTATGCAGAGTCAACAACTCCTGAGGGAATAGCTGCTTCAAGAATGCACAGAGCTTTTGGTGGTTTCTCAATGGGTGCAGTTGCAACATGGGCTGTAATGGTTAATTGTCTGGATTACGTTGGATATTTCATGCCTTTAAGTGGTGACCACTGGTCAGGTAATTCTGCTCACGACAAGGCATATTCCATTGCTTCTGCAATTGACAGATCCGGTCTTTCAAAGAGAGAGTATTTTATTCTTGCTGCAACCGGTTCAGAGGATATTGCATACCCTAATGTTGCACCTCAAATTGAAGTTATGAAAACGCTCCCTCAGTTTGATTATACTTCAGATTTCTCTAAGGGTAATTTCTACTTCCTTGTAGCTCCGGGTCTTACACACTGGTGGGGATATGTAAGGCATTATATTTATGATGCACTTCCATATTTCTTCCATGAGGGATAAAAGCCAATTTAATAAGGTGATAACATAATAAGGCATTAAAACAGATACAATAGCTTTTTAAAGAACTGCTGGAAAATCAGCAGTTCTTTATTAATTTTAGGTAAATCTGCCCTAGGTTTATCAAATTAGAGAAAGAAAAATTACAGAGAAAGGTGCGAGTGGATTTTTTAAATCAATATAAAAATACCGGCTTTAGAAATTAATCCAACGAAGGGACTTTCTATAGGAATTATTTAAATGACCTTTTTTCATAGTATTCTTTAAGTTTTTTATCACAATGTGAGATAATCCAGTTAATATCCTCTTTGGTTAGTTTTTTAAAGATATGTCTGTTAAACCGGACATATTCAATTTCCCTGCACCTGTCCATAAAACGCATGTCCTGAAATCTTTTAAAGGGATTTGAAAAGATAGTACGTTCTGCATCTTTTCTTGTGAAATTATCCTTACAAAATACACTGTTTTTCTTTTCCACAACAAGACCATTTTCTTTACGCTCATTATAAAAGTCTATGAAATAATCAACAATATCTTCAACTCTTACCCTGCCGTCAGAATCTACATATTCAAACATTGCTTTTAGTAAAACAGGCTTATAGGAATAGGACATGTCCATTTTTTCTACCATATTCATAAATTTTTCTTTCATGTTTGCAGCGGTGATTAAATCCCAGTTAAACTGTTTTGCATATTTTTTCACAGTTTCTTCATAAAAATATTTAAAGCTTTTATTATTTCCCATGGGTACTTCCATATCAGGTATAATTTTTCCTTCTTTAATGTATCTATTGATTGTTTCAGATTGAACATCAACCATACGCACAAATTCAAATTGAGATATCATTTCTTTTGCCTTATCTTGCCAATTAAATAAGTCAATTAATTCATAATCAGTAACGTCAATTGGAAAGTCAAGATATACTGTTGGTTTTTCTCCTTTTCTGAACAATTCTTTATCAAGTTGTTTCTTTTCAGCAGGTGCCAATACATATTCTCCGGCCAGGTATTCATTTATGTTAAAAACCCTGTGTAGCGAGTAAGGCATGTTAAAAAGCCCTGCATTATCTATAAAATCAAATACCATGACATACTCTTTATTAGGAGCTTTACGCATTCCACGTCCCAGTTGCTGGAGGTAGAGAGTCTTTGACATAGTAGGTCTTGCCATAAACAAAACTTCTGTTGAAGGGCTGTCCCAGCCTTCATTTAAAAGGTCACATGCACATAGTACTTTAATTATGCCCTTTTCATATTTGTCCAGAATATCATTTCTTTCTTTTGATTTTAAAGAGCCTGAAACTGCTTCACAGCTTACACCGTTTTCTCTAAAAAGTCTTGCAATTTCCTCTGCGTGACTTACTGAGGCACAAAAAACCACTGTTTTTTTATTTTTAACATAATTAAGGTATGTATTGACTATTATGTTGTTTCTTTCAGGGATAAATAATTTGCTTTCTAAATCTTGAGAATTATACTTTATACCGTTTATTCTAACATTGGAAATATCGATATTGGTTTTTATTCTTATACACCTGACCGGAACCAGTTCACCAATTTCAACGGCAGTTTTTAAGTCAAGTTTATGTGCTACATTTTTAAAGTACATAAATAAATCTTCACCGTCAGCTCTTTCAGGTGTTGCAGTTAAACCCAGTGTAAATTTTGGTTTAAAATAATTTAATATCTTTTTATAAGTATTTGCTGCACTGTGATGGCATTCATCGATAATTAAATAGCCAAATTCGTCCGGGGCAAAATCATCCAGGTTTTGAGATACATTTTGAACACTGCCGCAAACAACATAAGCGTTTTTTTCTTTTTCTTCTCCCAAATAACTTCCCACCGACACCTGGGGCCAAATTTGTTTAAAAGTTTTTTTAGCTTGTTTTATCAGTTCTTTTGTATGGGCAATAAATAGGGTTCTTTCACCAAAATTTTTAGCATCAGTTACAGCTGTTACTGTTTTGCCAGCACCTGTTGCGTGATATAGTAGAGCTATACTTTCATTTCTTTTACGCATGTTTTGCAGGTTTTCAAGGGCTGATATTTGATGTTCTTTTAATTCAAATTTACATTCAAAAAAACTCCCTTTTTGCTGCGGAAGAAAATCTTCTATTAAACGGAATAAGGGCACTTCTCCAAGAAATTGCAACAATTGGTCTTTAACTTTTTCAGGTTGTTCTTTTAATTGATTATATACCCACCTGTATACTTTCCAATTATTGTAGACAAGACTGTTTTGTTTTAATAAATCATCATAGTATTTATACCTTGAGACTTTTTAGGGTTGTGGTATGTTTCTCCGTCAATTTCTATTGCAATTTTAACGTTTTCAGTTTCAAGTGCAAAATCTATAAAACGGTGATTTCCATAAATATCCATAAAAGGATACTGAGGAAACAGGTATTGAGATTTATCTGCACCAAAAGTATCACAAAATAATTCTATGAAAAGATCTTCAGCATAACTACCCAACTTACCGGTTTCCTTAATTTTTATGTCCATTTAAAAGCCTCCTAGTTCTCAATAACTTCTTTTAAAAGCAGTCGCTTTTTAAAGGCACCTCTTTTTTTAACTTTTTCTAATCGTATCTTTTCCAAATCTTTAACAGACATGCCTTTAAATTCTACGATAGCATACAGTACTTCTATAATATCAGCTATTTCTTCAATATCTTCGCTTTTTTTGAATTCTTCAAGTTCTTCCTCTAATTTTGCTTTTAAAAAGTTAATGTAATCAGATTCATTAAGTGTTTCAACTATGGCTTTTTTCCCGCTTTTTTCTATTATTTCAGGAATTCTGTCTCTTATTAGTTTATTATATTTTATGGATTTCATCAACAATCATCCTCCAATTTTAGATGGTGCTTCCTAGATTTAAGCATAACATATAAACTGTTTGTTAGAAAGCAATTTTTTGTTTTGCAATTTAAATAACGGGTTTATGTGGTATAATTTTTAGTGGGGCAAAATTTTTTAATTGTATAGATACATGAAGTGTTAAAATTACAGCAAGTAAAATCAAGTGAGGGTAAGAAAAATTAACTGCAAAAGGGGTATGGGGGTTGTGAAAAAATCCAAATTACACTCAAGAAATTCCATAGAAGTAACTATTTGTATATTAGTAATCATTGGAACTTTTATTGCGTTTCTAATTTTCCCAAACCAATTCTTTTTCAAACTATTTGTTTATTCTCTTCCGGGGAGTTTTCTCTTTTTATATTTTACATATGTAATAAACTTATATCGTGAGATAAATGGGAGAAAAATAAGAAAAAAGGCGGTAATAATTACAAGGCTTATTTATTTAATTGTATTTAGTATAATTGTTATATTGATTTTTTATGCTGCTTTAACAATTCTTAAAGGTTCTATACATGATGCAATAAATTACTGAACATAACATTTCATAAAATCTGTGGTTGAACTGTATATTTTTATATGCTATAATTAGCAAGGTCTTAAAGGCTATTTTTTCCAAAAACAACTTGTTAAGTATATTTTTATAGACAAAAAAATAAGCTGTTTATGCCGGCTATGGAGGCATAGCAAACGGAAGCTTTGCACTTGTCAGGGTTGGAATTCCCCAGGAGGGAACATGGACAACGGTATTTGACAGTGAAAAAGCCGGTACTAAATGGGGAAACATAAAATGAAGAAGAACCGTCGGATGTATTTATTTAATAAGTTCCGGATCTATGGCCGCTTATTTTGCCAGTTCCCTGTTGAATTGGGAATAATATTGTTTGAGTCTGTTTTGTTTGCTAAGTTTCTTAAAGGAAAAACAAAAAGCCGGAAATATGTATATGGCCTGGCAGCAAACCTTGCCAGTTGGGGTATAGGATTTTTCCTGATTAGTCATCAGTATGAGCTTTTAAAGAATAATCAAAAGATTTTTCTTTCATATTAAATTGTTATGATATATAATTACTTTAAATAGATATATTTACGGGGGGTAATTATAAGTGAAAACAAAAATTATTTCTTATCTGCTTATCATTTCCATGATAATGACAGGGGTGGCGTATGCCGCTGAAGGATTAAATCTTTCAAATGAAGATAGCACTTATGGACAAGGTATCCAAAAGATATCAAATGTTAATGCTAATGATGAAAATCAAAGTTTTCCGGATATAAAAAATCATTGGTGTCAAAGTGTTATTGAAAAGTTTGTAGCTAAAGGATGGGTTGTAGGTTATGATGACGGGTTGTTCCGTCCGGATATATTTGTAACCAGAGCAGAATTTACAGCTATGGTTGTAAATATATTTAAGGAAGAAAAAAAGGTAGAAGGAAGTAGCTTTACAGACGTAAATAAAAGTGACTGGTTTTATAATGCAGTATCTTATGCAGCAAGTGAAGGTTTAGTAGCCGGATATGAAGACGGTACATTTAAACCAATGGCAAATATGCAGAGGCAGGATGCAGCTGTACTTGTATCAAGGCTTTTTGAAGTGGATTTTTTTGAAGGTGCAGATGAATTTAAATTTAAAGATGAAGATACTTTTCCAGAGTATTCATATCAGAGTATAAAAAATCTTGCATCTCATGAAATAGTCCGGGGTTATCCTGATGGAACATTTAAACCATATAATTTAATAACAAGGGCAGAAGCAGTTCAAATGTTGAATGTTGTGCTTAAATATATTGAGGTGCCGGAAGAGACGCCACCGCTAGTTCCACCTGAAACAGCAACTCCAACCAAGGAACCGGAGTCAACACCGGAACCAACAACTACCTCGACACCTAAACCAAGCACTCCAAGTACTGGTGGGGGTTCAAAGCCAAAACCGACACCTACAGGTGTAAGTAAAATTTATCGTACATATACTACTACAAAAGATTTTGAAGAGGGGATAAAAATAAATCTTTCTTCTCAAGAAATTGATTGTCTAAAACTAGATGAAACCACTAAAACTTTTAACTATATGTGGGTTGCAGTTTCCAGTAAAGGTACCGTGGTTAAAATAAATACAGACACAGGAGAAATACTTGGGGAGTATAGAACAGCACCGGAAGGTCAGCCTTTAAATCCATCCAGGACAACAGTTGACCATGAAGGAAATGTATGGGTGGCAAACAGGGATGGAAATAGTGTGGTTAAACAAGACATGTGTCTGTTGATGCTGACAACAATGTATGGGTAAGTGGTACAGGAAATAGAATATTTGATTTGATAGACGGTAAGACAGGGAAAATTATTAAATCAGAAGGACCGGTGGGATATGGAGGCTATGGAGGACTAATTGATGAAAATGGTGTGATATGGTCTTCAAGACCTATGCTTAGATGGGACACATCACTGCCTTTGTCAGGAGCCAACGGTAAAAATTGGACAGGATATAGCCATGATAGCTATGGTTTAACAATAGATAAGTATGGTAATGTATGGAATACATCTCATACAGGCAATCAAATAAGAAAATTTGCTCCGGACGGCACTTTGATTGGTGTGTACCAACACGGATTCAATTATGCCCAGGGGTGTGTAGCTGACCATAATGGAGATATATGGGTTGCACATTCTCTTAATGGAAACACCGTTGGAAGAATAAAAAATGACGGAACATATGTAGGAAACGTCGAAGTTGGTAGTGGACCTACCGGAGTAGCTGTAGATGCTAAGGGTAAAATATGGGTTACGCATCTTAATGAAGGAAAAGTGTACAGAATTGATCCAAATAAAGGACCAATAGGAGCGGACGGGGTTACTCCAATTGGTGAAGTAGACTATATAAGTCCGTATTTAGGAGGAAATCTTTATAATTATAGTGACATGACAGGAAGTACGTTGAGGGGGGCACCTCCTGTAGGTACCTGGACTGTAGTATTTGACAGTGGAAAAGAAGGCGTCAAATGGGGAAATATTGAATGGAATGGTACAGTATATAATGACGGCGATATATCTGTTTATTTATCAAGCAGTGAAGATAATGTAACATTTAGCAAAAGTGTTAAAGCAGGAAATATGAGTAGTTTTGATGTGCCTGACGGGCGTTATCTGAAAATCGAAGTAAGATTAACCCGTTCAAGTGATGGAAAAAGTCCAATACTTAATGATTTGACAGTTTCAGAAAAAGATTATTCTTTAAAAATGAGTTCTAATAAAAAACCTGTTATTAGAGTTGAAGAAATTAGCAATATAGTGGCAGGTGAAACTGTTGAACTTAGGGCAGATACATATGATGATTGTAAGCCTTATGGTACTCCTTTAGAATTTGAGTGGGAAAAAGTAGAAGGATCT
The genomic region above belongs to Acetivibrio saccincola and contains:
- a CDS encoding AbfB domain-containing protein, with amino-acid sequence MKYKGIVIKLTKNKAIVTTEDFQCYYIKRSPTICVGKEVEFTGKEIIKKKHALVKLALSAACIILVIIGLMSFTGIIDINNILYSPRVFAYISVDINPGFEMEIDYEGRVLNLVALDDDAGEILNNIEFDKVNISKVIDNMINELKAKGEIGGNTKDYILISSTLNWKMEENNSEIHEKRQRLDIIINEMKNDIENRYKADVYLLHADIEEREDAISKGISTGRYIAYKSLENELSIEDVKEAAVANLIEMLEKGNTDSIYRRFESSNYRGYYIRTESFRARISPYVDPIEDSIFKIVPGLAAADCISFESMNYPGYYLKHENFELILKKYEDTDLFKADATFRIVPGLADGSMISFQSFNYPNRYIRHREFALYIEEIFTELDKKDATFIEIKVE
- a CDS encoding endo-1,4-beta-xylanase is translated as MKFKKILASVIAFVMSTGLIWATPLNAGRVHEERIVYDNFEINYDGWCNIGESTILSAVENLGHNSTRGMMVTNRLSKNDGAYSQKGLYLDGGKSYNYSVFVKHDGDGIETFNLSLSYQDIKTGELYSEVIATESAAGGEWTKLSAEYKAPKTASDITLSITTDSTVDFIFDDVTITEKKRINTNTVSAANGNVGLKDMYANYFRVGSVLNSGTVNNSTITAMILKEFNSITLENEMKPDATLVQSGSTNTNIRVSLNRAASILNFCAQNNIAVRGHTLVWHSQTPEWFFKDNFQNNGSWASQSVMDQRMESYIKNMFAEIKRQYPSLNLYAYDVVNEAVSDDANRTRNFGGAREPGYGNGRSPWVQIYGDNKFIEKAFEYARKYAPEGCKLYYNDYNEYWDHKRDCIVAMCTSLYNKGLLDGVGMQSHINSDMNGFTGIQTYTTALHKYINIGCDVQITELDISTENGKFSAQQQADKYKAVFQAAIDVNKNSNKGKVTAICVWGPNDANTWIGSENAPLLFDRNNQPKAAYHALASLVPQSEWGDGSNPNDGGTTQPKGPDGNGYYYYDTFEDSMGQWNNRGPAEVALSNRASYKGSGALFVSGRTDAWNGAQRALSPITYVPGNKYCFSSVAMFTGGATSATFCMKLQYVDSNGDPQYDTIDMKTAVANQWVHLYNPEYTIPADATDMYVYVETAEGTMDFYVDEAIGAVAGTVITGPGETKFKLGDVNFDGIIDSIDLVVAMRGILQEGFSSEAAERAADVNQDGEVNSNDMALLSRYILEIIDRFPVEEEPEPWEPEPEEPEDPGKPPFNYDPALQYRPAPNSYLTQCPQPGRIVRETYNSINGMKSLNVYLPYGYDPNKKYNIFYLMHGGGENENTIFSNDVNLHLILDHMIMNGDIEPMIVVTPTFNGGNCTAQNFYREFRENVIPFVESKYSTYAESTTPEGIAASRMHRAFGGFSMGAVATWAVMVNCLDYVGYFMPLSGDHWSGNSAHDKAYSIASAIDRSGLSKREYFILAATGSEDIAYPNVAPQIEVMKTLPQFDYTSDFSKGNFYFLVAPGLTHWWGYVRHYIYDALPYFFHEG
- a CDS encoding DEAD/DEAH box helicase, yielding MQFLGEVPLFRLIEDFLPQQKGSFFECKFELKEHQISALENLQNMRKRNESIALLYHATGAGKTVTAVTDAKNFGERTLFIAHTKELIKQAKKTFKQIWPQVSVGSYLGEEKEKNAYVVCGSVQNVSQNLDDFAPDEFGYLIIDECHHSAANTYKKILNYFKPKFTLGLTATPERADGEDLFMYFKNVAHKLDLKTAVEIGELVPVRCIRIKTNIDISNVRINGIKYNSQDLESKLFIPERNNIIVNTYLNYVKNKKTVVFCASVSHAEEIARLFRENGVSCEAVSGSLKSKERNDILDKYEKGIIKVLCACDLLNEGWDSPSTEVLFMARPTMSKTLYLQQLGRGMRKAPNKEYVMVFDFIDNAGLFNMPYSLHRVFNINEYLAGEYVLAPAEKKQLDKELFRKGEKPTVYLDFPIDVTDYELIDLFNWQDKAKEMISQFEFVRMVDVQSETINRYIKEGKIIPDMEVPMGNNKSFKYFYEETVKKYAKQFNWDLITAANMKEKFMNMVEKMDMSYSYKPVLLKAMFEYVDSDGRVRVEDIVDYFIDFYNERKENGLVVEKKNSVFCKDNFTRKDAERTIFSNPFKRFQDMRFMDRCREIEYVRFNRHIFKKLTKEDINWIISHCDKKLKEYYEKRSFK
- a CDS encoding nucleoside triphosphate pyrophosphohydrolase, with protein sequence MKSIKYNKLIRDRIPEIIEKSGKKAIVETLNESDYINFLKAKLEEELEEFKKSEDIEEIADIIEVLYAIVEFKGMSVKDLEKIRLEKVKKRGAFKKRLLLKEVIEN
- a CDS encoding S-layer homology domain-containing protein, whose product is MKTKIISYLLIISMIMTGVAYAAEGLNLSNEDSTYGQGIQKISNVNANDENQSFPDIKNHWCQSVIEKFVAKGWVVGYDDGLFRPDIFVTRAEFTAMVVNIFKEEKKVEGSSFTDVNKSDWFYNAVSYAASEGLVAGYEDGTFKPMANMQRQDAAVLVSRLFEVDFFEGADEFKFKDEDTFPEYSYQSIKNLASHEIVRGYPDGTFKPYNLITRAEAVQMLNVVLKYIEVPEETPPLVPPETATPTKEPESTPEPTTTSTPKPSTPSTGGGSKPKPTPTGVSKIYRTYTTTKDFEEGIKINLSSQEIDCLKLDETTKTFNYMWVAVSSKGTVVKINTDTGEILGEYRTAPEGQPLNPSRTTVDHEGNVWVANRDGNSVVKQDMCLLMLTTMYG